A genomic region of Trichothermofontia sichuanensis B231 contains the following coding sequences:
- a CDS encoding NUDIX hydrolase yields the protein MSGRNDSDAVKQQPLADFKVGVDNVIFSVDTTQNRLLVLLVMRHQEPFLGQWCLPGTLVRQGESLEDAAYRVLAEKIRVKNLYLEQLYTFDEPYRGDPYPAGRLSAVRTPSPPDNRIASRYLSVSYFAIVRFEEAELIADGVSGIAWYPQAQAPTLAFDQQRILNYGYQRLRNKLEYSPIAFEVLPELFTLNDLYQFYTTVLGENFADYSNFRTRLLKLGFLSDTGLKVSRGAGRPASLYRFDAVAFAPFKDKAMVFI from the coding sequence ATGTCAGGGAGAAACGATTCAGACGCCGTAAAGCAACAACCCCTGGCAGATTTTAAGGTGGGAGTCGATAATGTCATCTTTTCGGTCGATACCACCCAAAACCGTCTGCTAGTCCTGCTGGTCATGCGCCATCAGGAGCCGTTTTTAGGGCAATGGTGCTTGCCAGGAACACTGGTGCGCCAGGGGGAGTCCCTGGAAGATGCCGCTTATCGGGTGCTGGCGGAAAAGATCCGGGTCAAAAATCTGTACCTGGAGCAACTCTACACCTTCGATGAACCCTATCGGGGTGATCCCTACCCAGCCGGGCGATTGTCTGCCGTGCGTACGCCATCGCCGCCAGACAACCGTATTGCCAGTCGTTATTTATCTGTAAGTTACTTCGCGATCGTACGGTTTGAGGAGGCTGAGCTGATTGCCGATGGTGTGAGTGGGATTGCCTGGTATCCCCAAGCTCAAGCCCCTACCCTCGCCTTTGATCAGCAACGGATTTTAAACTATGGCTACCAGCGTTTACGCAATAAATTGGAATATAGCCCGATCGCATTTGAAGTGTTGCCAGAACTGTTCACTTTAAATGATCTGTATCAGTTTTACACCACCGTTTTAGGGGAGAATTTTGCCGATTACTCTAACTTCCGAACCCGACTTCTCAAGCTGGGGTTCCTTAGTGATACGGGTTTAAAGGTATCGCGTGGTGCTGGACGGCCTGCCAGTCTCTATCGTTTTGACGCCGTTGCCTTTGCCCCCTTTAAGGATAAGGCAATGGTTTTTATCTAA
- a CDS encoding M23 family metallopeptidase, which translates to MSIKKPFLLLAALACLFTLLSSCQRPNQGTIAGLEAMPTATAIATEDTTQIAAATETARPYEGFRLGLPIDCQIGDSCFVLLYPDRDPSPAATDVGCGQLTYDGHDGTDFAIPSMDAQVTVVAAAPGQVLRVRDGVVDRLVEGDTDKAAIAGTECGNGMVIQHADGWETQYCHLRQGSVRVKPGDQVQAGTPLGLVGMSGMASFPHVHLSVRHQAQAVDPFVGPDAGAGCQVKRRPLWQPALPYQPTGLVRAGFSTRPPDTKAVWEGEFTDTQLAANVPALIFWVQSYGLEAGDMEEMRLFDPNGKAVVDQRQPRDRANRLYLGFVGKRVRPEAPLQPGTWRGEYRLTRQGKVLIEVKRTLTVTG; encoded by the coding sequence ATGTCGATCAAAAAGCCGTTTCTTCTGTTAGCTGCTCTGGCTTGCCTGTTTACGCTGCTAAGCAGTTGTCAACGCCCCAACCAGGGGACGATCGCGGGTCTTGAGGCAATGCCAACTGCGACGGCGATTGCCACCGAGGACACCACCCAGATCGCGGCGGCAACCGAAACTGCCCGCCCTTACGAGGGCTTCCGCCTGGGCCTGCCGATCGATTGCCAGATCGGCGATTCCTGTTTTGTGTTGCTTTATCCCGATCGTGACCCCAGTCCAGCGGCAACTGACGTGGGCTGTGGCCAGCTCACCTACGATGGCCATGATGGCACCGATTTTGCGATTCCCAGTATGGATGCCCAGGTAACGGTGGTAGCAGCGGCTCCGGGGCAAGTGCTGCGGGTGCGGGATGGTGTGGTTGATCGCCTGGTTGAGGGTGATACGGATAAGGCTGCGATCGCAGGCACGGAATGCGGCAATGGCATGGTCATCCAACACGCCGATGGCTGGGAAACCCAATACTGCCACCTTCGCCAGGGTAGTGTTCGGGTCAAACCGGGGGATCAAGTGCAGGCGGGGACCCCCCTGGGTTTGGTCGGGATGTCGGGAATGGCCTCTTTCCCCCACGTCCACCTGAGTGTCCGCCATCAGGCCCAGGCGGTCGATCCCTTTGTCGGACCGGATGCTGGCGCTGGCTGTCAGGTCAAGCGGCGGCCCCTGTGGCAACCGGCCCTACCCTATCAGCCCACGGGCCTTGTCCGCGCGGGCTTTTCCACCCGGCCCCCGGATACCAAGGCTGTCTGGGAGGGGGAATTTACCGACACGCAGCTAGCAGCCAACGTCCCAGCCCTGATCTTTTGGGTGCAGTCCTACGGGCTGGAAGCCGGGGATATGGAAGAGATGCGCCTGTTCGACCCCAACGGCAAAGCCGTGGTGGACCAGCGCCAACCCCGCGATCGCGCCAACCGGCTCTACCTCGGTTTTGTGGGTAAACGTGTGCGCCCGGAAGCCCCCCTCCAACCCGGAACCTGGCGCGGTGAGTACCGTCTAACCCGCCAAGGCAAGGTGCTGATTGAGGTGAAGCGCACCCTAACGGTAACGGGCTAG
- the pgeF gene encoding peptidoglycan editing factor PgeF — protein sequence MHTWHWQTWDGRPYLTCSLLDRWPHGFFTQHFQSLSPQELTPILQPDAKTYRVRQVHGDRVLKTCDIDPVPPPPATPSLLPADGLITAAPQESVWVCTADCVPALVADSQTGQVAAVHAGWRGTAAQILPQTIAQFQREGSAIADLRVALGPAIAGAVYQVATAVAAEVGATLQPRLTAEDRTDLLTSLGQLPDTPILPDPEPGRVRLDVRRVNALQLAQLGLQPEQVAIAPYCTYQQPEYFFSYRRTGQKQVQWSGIVSL from the coding sequence ATGCATACTTGGCACTGGCAAACCTGGGATGGCCGCCCCTACCTGACGTGTTCCCTGCTCGATCGCTGGCCCCACGGTTTTTTTACCCAGCACTTTCAATCCCTATCTCCCCAGGAATTAACTCCGATTTTGCAGCCCGATGCCAAAACCTATCGGGTGCGCCAAGTCCACGGCGATCGGGTTCTCAAGACGTGTGACATTGACCCGGTTCCCCCGCCCCCGGCTACCCCGTCCCTCTTGCCCGCGGATGGCTTGATCACAGCCGCTCCCCAGGAATCGGTTTGGGTCTGCACGGCAGACTGTGTGCCAGCCCTAGTGGCGGATAGCCAGACGGGGCAGGTGGCGGCAGTTCATGCTGGATGGCGAGGCACGGCAGCCCAGATTTTGCCCCAGACGATCGCCCAGTTCCAGCGGGAGGGTAGTGCGATTGCGGATCTCCGGGTGGCGTTGGGACCTGCGATTGCCGGGGCAGTCTACCAAGTGGCGACGGCAGTGGCGGCTGAGGTGGGGGCTACCCTCCAGCCCCGATTGACTGCGGAAGACAGGACAGATCTCCTCACCAGTTTGGGGCAACTGCCCGATACGCCGATCCTGCCGGATCCGGAACCAGGGCGGGTGCGGTTGGATGTGCGACGGGTCAATGCCCTGCAATTGGCACAACTGGGTCTGCAACCCGAACAAGTGGCGATCGCGCCCTATTGTACCTATCAACAACCCGAGTATTTTTTTTCCTATCGGCGCACGGGTCAAAAGCAGGTGCAGTGGTCTGGCATTGTGAGTCTCTAA
- a CDS encoding ATP-binding protein — protein MVALSPQVLMTLQTLQTQAAALLLYQGVWHSPGGQAFLRVLATICATSAASEPDRDCLVAYGQWFRTLAATGESWPTYLMHQVLQDNNPFSQQAQRTPLTDLSPALVAAARQDLEHLQAIAQLDLAALSQWVQTRADLASPPIVWSGGTHPAVASASDNPSILELALRFASTTIWSELVPELAAHYRQQGVGVFARSAALRWQGGQLVEVSHPDPVQVQDLVGYDWQQQALLQNTEFLVRGYRALNVLLYGSRGSGKSSLVKSLLQAVGPGASQPFQQRGLRLIEVDKSDLQDLRAIVAQLADVPQKFILFVDDLSFEEDESAYKSLKVVLEGTLTARPPNVVVYATSNRRHLIREFLGDRPLPREADEVHAWDTVQEKLSFSDRFGLTLTFPPADQDTYLHIVQHLAQQAGIGLAPAELTDRALQWATRHNGRSGRTARQFIDFLQAELALAQDHPS, from the coding sequence ATGGTAGCCTTATCCCCCCAAGTGTTAATGACCCTCCAAACTCTCCAAACGCAAGCGGCGGCGCTCTTACTCTACCAAGGGGTTTGGCACAGTCCGGGGGGGCAAGCCTTCCTTAGGGTATTGGCAACCATCTGTGCCACGAGCGCCGCGAGCGAACCCGATCGCGATTGCCTCGTTGCCTATGGGCAGTGGTTCCGGACCCTAGCAGCGACCGGAGAGTCTTGGCCAACTTATCTGATGCACCAGGTATTGCAAGACAATAATCCCTTCAGTCAACAGGCCCAACGCACCCCTCTGACCGACTTATCGCCTGCCCTTGTGGCTGCTGCCCGTCAGGATCTCGAACATTTACAGGCGATCGCGCAATTGGACTTGGCCGCCCTCAGTCAGTGGGTGCAAACCCGTGCGGATTTAGCGAGTCCCCCGATCGTCTGGTCAGGGGGTACCCATCCTGCCGTCGCGTCTGCCTCCGACAACCCCTCCATTCTAGAATTAGCCCTGCGTTTCGCCAGCACCACGATCTGGTCAGAGTTAGTCCCTGAATTAGCGGCGCACTACCGGCAACAAGGGGTTGGGGTATTCGCCCGATCGGCGGCCCTCCGCTGGCAAGGGGGGCAACTGGTGGAGGTTTCCCATCCCGATCCAGTGCAGGTGCAGGATCTGGTGGGATACGACTGGCAACAGCAGGCGTTGCTACAAAATACCGAGTTTCTCGTCCGCGGCTATCGGGCGCTGAATGTCCTACTCTATGGCAGCCGTGGGTCGGGCAAATCCTCCCTGGTGAAATCGCTGCTCCAGGCGGTTGGGCCAGGGGCTTCGCAGCCGTTTCAACAGCGTGGGTTGCGTCTTATCGAGGTCGACAAATCGGATCTTCAGGATTTACGCGCGATCGTGGCCCAACTGGCAGACGTCCCCCAGAAATTCATCCTTTTTGTCGATGACCTCTCCTTTGAGGAAGACGAATCGGCCTACAAATCACTCAAAGTGGTGTTGGAGGGAACGCTCACCGCCCGCCCGCCTAATGTCGTGGTCTATGCCACCTCTAATCGTCGTCACCTGATCCGGGAATTCCTGGGCGATCGCCCGCTGCCCCGTGAGGCCGATGAAGTCCACGCTTGGGACACCGTCCAGGAAAAATTATCCTTTAGCGATCGCTTTGGCTTAACCCTAACCTTCCCCCCAGCGGATCAGGACACCTACCTCCACATCGTGCAGCACTTGGCGCAACAGGCTGGGATTGGCTTAGCCCCTGCTGAATTGACCGATCGCGCGCTGCAATGGGCCACCCGTCACAATGGGCGATCGGGGCGTACGGCCCGTCAGTTTATTGACTTCCTGCAGGCGGAATTGGCCCTAGCGCAGGACCACCCCTCCTAA
- the nblS gene encoding two-component system sensor histidine kinase NblS, translating into MATLLAFLTTIRDTITRWWSEFTVQTKLMAGATLFVSLLMSGLTFWAVNTIQQDARLSDTRFGSDLGLLLAANVAPLVSEGKLTELAHFSQRFYDSTSSVRYILYADEEGTIRLSIPFSALGEKFDAPESGTSPSPELPSPQPVRAIQRRIQLPENYTTHVESRNFSALPLVRQHKTPGGEVTDVFVPLVQADQYLGVLAIGINPNPTVVASSHLTRDVTIAVFVSIWVMVILGAVFNALTITKPIKELLVGVKNIAAGNFKQRVDLPLGGELGELILSFNEMAERLEHYEEQNIEELTAEKAKLEILVSTIADGAVLLNNELQIILVNPTARRLFGWEGKDVVGEKVLYHLPVSAQVELTRPLYQMVQGECETAEFRITLDEPARRTIRLLLTNVLDQARENVKGIAMTIQDITREVELNEAQSQFISNVSHELRTPLFNIKSFIETLHEFGDSLGEEERREFLETANHETDRLTRLVNDVLDLSRLESSRQYHFEAVDLNMAIEQTLRSHQLNAKDKGIELTYEASPDLPTVLGHYDLLLQVFANLVGNALKFTPRGGKVVIRAYQLSPEESGIAVQQYHELTRHTPQSGSLPPEASDLASPTFPHTSLAAPPGFVRIEVADTGIGIDAKDLHTIFDRFVRVENRVHTLEGTGLGLSIVRNIVEKHHSTVQVVSEVGVGTTFWFDLAVFQEQTPANSGGLEEPQGRLTVATETIEAVPVENHVAS; encoded by the coding sequence TTGGCAACCTTGCTGGCGTTCCTGACGACGATTCGCGACACAATCACCCGCTGGTGGTCGGAGTTTACCGTCCAGACCAAACTGATGGCGGGGGCAACCCTGTTTGTCTCCTTGCTCATGAGTGGGTTGACGTTTTGGGCGGTGAATACGATTCAGCAAGACGCCCGGCTCAGTGACACCCGTTTTGGCAGTGATTTAGGACTGCTCCTCGCCGCGAATGTAGCGCCCTTGGTCTCGGAGGGCAAGCTGACGGAGTTAGCGCACTTCAGTCAGCGCTTCTACGACAGCACCTCCAGCGTTCGCTATATCCTCTACGCCGATGAGGAGGGGACGATTCGCCTCAGTATTCCCTTCTCGGCCCTTGGTGAAAAGTTTGATGCCCCCGAATCCGGGACTAGTCCAAGCCCTGAGCTGCCTTCCCCTCAACCCGTGCGGGCGATTCAGCGGCGGATTCAGTTGCCAGAGAACTACACAACCCACGTCGAATCCCGTAATTTCTCAGCCTTGCCCCTAGTGCGCCAGCATAAGACACCGGGCGGTGAGGTTACGGATGTTTTTGTACCCCTGGTTCAGGCGGATCAGTACTTAGGGGTTCTGGCGATTGGGATTAACCCCAATCCCACCGTGGTTGCCTCCTCCCACCTGACGCGGGATGTGACGATCGCGGTGTTCGTTTCCATCTGGGTTATGGTCATCCTGGGGGCAGTATTTAATGCCCTAACGATTACCAAGCCGATTAAAGAATTACTGGTGGGGGTCAAAAACATTGCCGCTGGGAATTTTAAGCAGCGGGTCGATTTGCCCCTAGGGGGCGAATTGGGAGAACTCATCCTGAGCTTCAATGAGATGGCGGAGCGGCTAGAGCATTATGAAGAGCAAAACATTGAGGAATTAACCGCAGAAAAAGCCAAGTTGGAAATCCTTGTTTCCACGATCGCGGATGGGGCGGTCCTGCTTAATAACGAATTACAAATTATCCTGGTTAATCCCACGGCCCGGCGGTTATTTGGCTGGGAAGGTAAGGATGTGGTGGGCGAAAAAGTCCTGTACCATTTGCCGGTCTCGGCTCAGGTGGAGTTAACGCGTCCGCTGTATCAGATGGTGCAGGGAGAGTGTGAAACAGCAGAGTTTCGGATTACGCTGGATGAACCTGCCCGACGCACCATTCGCCTGTTGCTCACCAATGTCCTAGACCAGGCACGGGAAAATGTCAAAGGGATTGCGATGACGATCCAGGATATTACCCGTGAGGTGGAACTGAACGAGGCCCAAAGTCAATTTATCAGCAACGTTTCCCACGAGTTACGTACGCCCCTGTTTAATATCAAATCGTTTATTGAAACCCTGCACGAGTTTGGTGATAGTTTAGGCGAGGAAGAGCGCCGGGAATTTTTAGAAACCGCGAATCACGAAACCGATCGCCTCACCCGGTTAGTGAATGATGTTCTGGATCTTTCCCGGCTGGAGTCCTCACGCCAGTACCACTTCGAGGCGGTGGATCTGAACATGGCGATCGAGCAAACCTTGCGCAGCCACCAACTCAACGCCAAAGACAAGGGGATTGAACTGACCTATGAAGCTAGCCCTGATCTGCCGACTGTCCTGGGACACTACGACCTCCTGCTCCAGGTCTTTGCCAACTTGGTGGGTAATGCCTTGAAGTTCACCCCCCGGGGCGGCAAGGTGGTGATTCGGGCCTACCAACTGTCACCAGAGGAGTCGGGAATTGCGGTGCAGCAGTATCACGAGTTGACTCGCCACACCCCTCAGAGCGGGTCCCTGCCCCCTGAGGCTTCTGACTTGGCATCGCCCACATTTCCCCACACCTCACTGGCGGCCCCACCGGGATTTGTACGTATCGAAGTTGCCGATACAGGGATTGGCATTGATGCTAAGGATCTCCATACGATTTTCGATCGCTTTGTGCGGGTCGAGAATCGGGTACATACCCTGGAGGGAACCGGTTTAGGCTTGTCGATCGTGCGCAATATCGTTGAAAAGCACCACAGTACGGTTCAGGTGGTGAGTGAGGTGGGCGTAGGCACAACGTTTTGGTTTGATCTGGCCGTTTTTCAGGAGCAAACCCCTGCCAATTCGGGGGGACTGGAGGAGCCTCAGGGCCGGTTGACGGTCGCCACCGAGACGATCGAGGCTGTCCCTGTGGAAAACCATGTTGCGTCCTAG
- the cimA gene encoding citramalate synthase produces MTVNAVPRLWIYDTTLRDGAQREGLSLSLEDKLHIARLLDKLGVPFIEGGWPGANPKDVQFFWRLREEPLTQAEPVAFCSTRRPHTTAAADSLLQPLLAAGTRWVTIFGKSWDLHVTEGLKTTLDENLAMIEDTITYLRRQDRRVIYDAEHWFDGYRANPSYALETLKTAIAAGAEWLVFCDTNGGSLPRDIMHIVTEVITALHLDPQAAEGHQPRLGIHTHNDGGTAVANAIAAVEAGITMVQGTINGYGERCGNANLCTLIPNLQLKLGYDCIPPAQMTQLTPISRATSEIVNLAPDDHAPFVGQSAFAHKGGIHVSAVERNPVTYEHIPPEAVGNSRRIVISDQSGMSNILIKARTFGIHLERHDPTSHQILQRLKELENEGYQFEAAEASFELLMREVLGQRQRFFDLQWFQVHCGSQDNALATVKVRVEGQDILAAAEGNGPVSALDAALRKALLNFYPTIADWQLTDYKVRIINGAAGTAAKTRVLIEASDRVRRWTTVGVSTNIIDASCRALIEGFEYGLLLQTTAPTPPVQTTVEMPGSGNVPPNSIELVAG; encoded by the coding sequence ATGACTGTCAATGCTGTCCCCCGGCTCTGGATCTACGACACAACGCTGCGTGATGGTGCCCAGCGGGAAGGCTTGTCCCTCTCCCTAGAAGATAAGCTCCATATTGCCCGTCTGCTCGATAAACTGGGGGTTCCCTTCATCGAGGGGGGGTGGCCAGGAGCCAATCCGAAGGATGTCCAGTTCTTCTGGCGGTTACGCGAGGAACCCCTTACCCAGGCCGAACCGGTTGCTTTCTGTTCCACCCGTCGGCCTCACACCACTGCTGCTGCCGATTCCCTGCTACAACCCTTACTGGCAGCGGGAACCCGCTGGGTCACGATTTTTGGCAAATCCTGGGATCTGCACGTGACCGAAGGGCTGAAGACAACCCTCGATGAAAACTTAGCGATGATTGAGGATACCATTACCTATCTGCGTCGCCAGGATCGACGGGTGATCTATGACGCTGAACACTGGTTTGATGGCTACCGGGCCAATCCCAGTTATGCCCTGGAAACGTTGAAAACGGCGATCGCGGCTGGGGCGGAATGGTTGGTCTTTTGCGACACGAATGGTGGCAGTCTTCCCCGCGATATCATGCACATTGTCACCGAAGTGATCACTGCCCTGCATCTTGATCCCCAGGCGGCTGAGGGGCATCAACCTCGCTTAGGCATCCACACCCATAATGATGGGGGAACAGCCGTGGCTAACGCGATCGCTGCCGTCGAAGCCGGGATCACAATGGTCCAAGGTACGATCAACGGGTATGGCGAACGCTGTGGCAACGCTAACCTGTGCACCCTGATCCCCAACCTACAACTAAAGTTGGGCTATGATTGCATTCCCCCAGCCCAAATGACCCAGCTCACCCCCATCAGTCGAGCGACGAGCGAAATTGTAAACCTGGCCCCGGACGATCATGCCCCCTTCGTCGGCCAGTCCGCCTTTGCCCATAAAGGTGGGATTCACGTGTCTGCCGTAGAGCGCAATCCGGTTACCTATGAACACATTCCCCCGGAAGCCGTGGGTAACAGCCGCCGCATCGTCATTTCTGACCAATCTGGCATGAGTAATATCCTGATCAAAGCCCGCACCTTCGGGATTCACTTGGAGCGGCACGATCCCACCAGTCACCAAATCCTGCAACGATTGAAGGAACTCGAAAATGAGGGCTACCAATTTGAAGCGGCAGAAGCCAGTTTTGAGCTGCTCATGCGGGAGGTGTTGGGGCAACGGCAACGGTTTTTTGACCTGCAATGGTTCCAGGTCCACTGCGGTTCCCAGGATAACGCCTTGGCCACGGTCAAGGTCAGGGTCGAAGGCCAGGATATCCTGGCCGCTGCTGAGGGTAATGGTCCGGTTTCCGCCCTGGATGCTGCCCTGCGCAAAGCCTTGCTGAATTTCTACCCCACGATCGCCGACTGGCAACTCACCGACTATAAGGTCCGAATTATCAATGGGGCGGCTGGCACTGCTGCCAAAACCAGGGTCTTGATCGAGGCCAGCGATCGCGTCCGACGCTGGACCACGGTTGGGGTTTCCACGAATATTATTGATGCCTCCTGCCGTGCCCTGATTGAGGGGTTCGAGTATGGTCTGCTGCTGCAAACGACCGCGCCTACGCCTCCAGTTCAGACAACGGTTGAAATGCCTGGTTCTGGGAATGTCCCTCCTAACTCGATCGAATTAGTGGCAGGCTAG
- a CDS encoding DedA family protein has product MAFDLSLELISLETLQSLAHDYGYGAVFTGILLENMGIPLPGETITLVGGFLAGSGELDYWYVLGSAISGAVLGDNLGYWLGRWQGWSFLRLVGRLFHLPESKLWEVKRQFSQNAARAVFLGRFIALLRIFAGPLAGIAEMPYPQFLLCNFAGAAAWATVMVSLSFFVGKLVPLATLIAWVSRAGLLTLVTIVAWLLIPLWLERRKLKIQTLHPPKSGSL; this is encoded by the coding sequence ATGGCCTTTGACTTGTCCCTAGAGCTAATTTCCCTTGAAACCCTTCAGAGTCTGGCCCATGACTATGGCTATGGGGCCGTTTTCACAGGCATTCTGCTGGAGAACATGGGCATTCCCCTTCCCGGAGAAACGATTACCCTAGTGGGTGGTTTCCTGGCCGGGAGCGGCGAACTCGACTACTGGTATGTTCTGGGCAGCGCGATTAGTGGGGCCGTCCTAGGGGATAACCTGGGCTATTGGCTAGGCCGGTGGCAGGGGTGGTCATTCCTGCGTTTAGTTGGTCGCTTGTTCCACCTACCGGAGTCAAAGTTGTGGGAAGTTAAACGTCAATTTAGCCAGAATGCTGCTCGTGCCGTTTTCCTGGGCCGTTTCATTGCCCTCTTACGCATTTTTGCGGGTCCTCTGGCCGGGATTGCCGAAATGCCCTATCCCCAGTTTTTACTGTGTAATTTTGCGGGGGCGGCAGCCTGGGCTACCGTGATGGTCAGCTTATCATTTTTCGTCGGTAAACTGGTGCCCTTGGCAACGTTGATCGCCTGGGTCAGCCGCGCAGGTCTCTTGACCTTGGTCACGATCGTCGCTTGGCTATTGATTCCTCTCTGGTTAGAGCGACGTAAGTTGAAAATCCAGACGCTTCATCCACCGAAGTCTGGCAGTCTCTAG
- a CDS encoding urease accessory protein UreD, whose translation MVNGPQSAVPMSGSTQSRLRELAPPAPGWQGVLKLHFSQRQGETYLRQEQLQAPLKIQRPFFPEGPGVCHCVVLHTAGGMVGGDRLTQSLTLDTQTQVLLTTAAATKVYASEGHTATQGIQITIGPHACLEWLPQETIAFNGAYYRQTVQVSLAAGACWLGWELTRMGRSARGETFVTGDWRSHTEVWQGEVPLWVDRQWLPGSAVVCQSPHGLAGQPVVGTLVFVGQPVDQAVLDQLHPLATTLQIAGDTGISRLPQGLCCRYRGPAMTAAKAWFVAIWQVLRPWYLGRTIVIPRVWP comes from the coding sequence ATGGTTAATGGTCCTCAATCTGCGGTACCGATGTCTGGGAGCACCCAGTCTCGCCTGCGGGAACTCGCACCGCCCGCGCCAGGCTGGCAGGGTGTACTTAAACTGCACTTCAGTCAGCGTCAGGGTGAAACGTATCTGCGCCAAGAACAGCTTCAGGCGCCGCTTAAAATCCAGCGGCCCTTTTTCCCAGAGGGACCCGGTGTCTGCCACTGTGTTGTTTTGCATACGGCAGGGGGCATGGTTGGGGGCGATCGCCTCACCCAATCCCTAACCCTGGATACCCAAACCCAGGTGCTCCTGACCACGGCAGCTGCTACAAAGGTTTATGCGAGTGAGGGTCACACGGCTACTCAGGGTATTCAGATCACGATCGGTCCCCACGCCTGTTTGGAATGGCTACCCCAGGAAACGATCGCCTTCAACGGTGCCTACTATCGCCAAACGGTGCAGGTGAGCTTGGCTGCAGGTGCTTGCTGGTTGGGTTGGGAGTTAACCCGCATGGGTCGTAGTGCGCGGGGCGAAACCTTTGTGACAGGCGATTGGCGATCGCATACAGAAGTTTGGCAGGGGGAGGTGCCCCTGTGGGTCGATCGTCAGTGGTTACCAGGGAGTGCCGTGGTTTGCCAGAGTCCGCACGGGTTAGCGGGCCAGCCTGTGGTAGGAACCCTGGTGTTTGTGGGGCAACCAGTCGATCAGGCCGTGTTGGATCAACTGCACCCCCTGGCAACAACCCTACAAATTGCCGGCGATACCGGGATTTCGCGACTGCCCCAAGGACTCTGTTGCCGCTACCGGGGACCGGCGATGACGGCAGCCAAAGCCTGGTTTGTGGCCATTTGGCAGGTGTTACGCCCCTGGTATTTGGGGCGAACGATCGTTATCCCACGGGTGTGGCCTTAA
- a CDS encoding PepSY domain-containing protein, which translates to MPEDITNQLIDIHQGKFLGQPLVPFYVLFSGLGLLGMIGTGLTLIRWRRLAKVPTPPRQWPWVHRLMAVVACIPLTISALTGIGYRVGRAWFNLPGDAAGLLLRLHQGAYWGEMGRSLYGLIVGVSLLGLLITGLVMSGFWRRRRLSSPP; encoded by the coding sequence TTGCCTGAGGACATCACTAACCAATTGATCGACATTCACCAGGGGAAATTTTTAGGGCAGCCCCTAGTCCCGTTCTACGTCCTTTTCAGCGGGTTAGGTTTGCTCGGCATGATTGGCACAGGGTTAACGCTGATCCGTTGGCGACGCCTGGCTAAAGTACCCACACCCCCGCGCCAATGGCCGTGGGTACATCGTCTTATGGCGGTGGTGGCCTGTATCCCCCTCACGATCAGTGCCCTAACGGGAATAGGCTATCGGGTGGGTCGTGCTTGGTTTAATCTTCCTGGTGATGCAGCGGGTCTATTACTGCGGCTCCATCAGGGGGCCTATTGGGGTGAAATGGGGCGATCCCTCTATGGACTGATCGTGGGTGTGAGTTTATTGGGGTTACTGATCACAGGGCTTGTGATGTCTGGCTTCTGGCGTCGTCGCCGTTTATCCTCACCCCCTTAA
- a CDS encoding nicotinate-nucleotide adenylyltransferase, with protein MLTIALFGTSADPPTEGHRLILTWLAHHFDRVAVWVANNPFKTHQAPLADRVAMLRLLIESSDVLRSRVELDPQLSHPRTLFTVQRARERWPEAEFSLVIGADLVTQLPTWYQAGQLLRQVKVLIIPRPGYAIPKEGIERLRQMGTEVTIADLQGLPVSSSRYREEQDTAVLPASVRAYIHQQQLYRCQGETIQTP; from the coding sequence ATGCTAACGATCGCTTTATTTGGCACCAGTGCTGATCCGCCCACCGAGGGGCACCGTTTGATTTTGACCTGGTTGGCCCATCACTTCGATCGTGTGGCGGTTTGGGTTGCGAATAATCCGTTTAAGACCCACCAGGCGCCCCTAGCCGATCGCGTGGCCATGTTGCGCCTCTTGATTGAATCCTCGGATGTATTGCGATCGCGGGTAGAGTTAGACCCCCAGCTCAGTCACCCTCGCACTTTGTTTACAGTGCAACGGGCACGGGAGCGCTGGCCAGAGGCCGAATTTTCCCTAGTGATTGGCGCGGATCTGGTTACCCAATTGCCCACTTGGTACCAGGCGGGCCAACTTCTGCGCCAGGTTAAAGTACTCATCATTCCGCGACCGGGGTATGCTATCCCCAAAGAGGGGATCGAGCGGTTACGCCAGATGGGAACTGAGGTGACGATCGCCGACTTACAGGGTCTACCCGTTTCCTCCAGTCGCTATCGGGAGGAACAGGATACGGCGGTGTTGCCCGCCTCGGTACGAGCCTATATTCACCAACAGCAGCTATACCGATGTCAGGGAGAAACGATTCAGACGCCGTAA